The following proteins are encoded in a genomic region of Ammospiza caudacuta isolate bAmmCau1 chromosome 13, bAmmCau1.pri, whole genome shotgun sequence:
- the BRD7 gene encoding bromodomain-containing protein 7, which yields MGKKHKKHKSDKHPYEEYVEKPLKLVLKVGGNEVAELSTGNAGLDSSLYEDKSEHEKHKDRKRKKRKKGEKQVPGEEKEKRRRKVKEDKKKRDRDHGDSEGEQELKCQTPVRMELSPEKPLTSSLSKPEEVEQTPLQEALNQLMRQLQRKDPSSFFSFPVTDFIAPGYSMIIKNPMDFSTMKEKIKNNGYQSIEELKDNFKLMCNNAMIYNKPDTIYYKAAKKLLHSGMKILSQERIQSLKQSIEFMADLQKTRKQKDKTDLQQTGEEENGPGKDRGEPMDGDTKAFKTPSKEHKKKDKDLLEDKLRSNSLEREQEQIDRIVKESGGKLTRRLANSQCEFERRKPDGTTTLGLLNPVDLAAGEPGYCPVKLGMTAGRLQSGVNTLQGFKEDKRNKVTPVTYLNYGPFSSYAPTYDSTFANISKEDSDLIYSTYGEDSNQGSSSIQDFFMKSQDYPLLMADSLLDVLTKGGHSRALRELEMPCEEAEGPQERSEAMKDVKIVEIDIAARLDAANSDRLTALKAVTNFGMPIEEFDSEEAEIFQRKLDETTKLLRELQDAQNERLSTKPPPNMICLLGPSYREMHLAERVTNNLKELAQQVTPGDIVSTYGIRKAMGISVPLPETEDSWVDLTEDFEEPKKTITVPENECGAVTS from the exons aTGGGGAAGAAACACAAGAAGCACAAGTCGGACAAACATCCCTACGAGG AATATGTAGAAAAGCCCCTGAAGCTGGTGCTGAAAGTTGGAGGAAATGAAGTTGCTGAGCTGTCCACGGGAAATGCAGGACTCGATTCCAGCCTCTACGAAGACAAATCTGAACATGAAAAACACAaggacagaaaaaggaaaaagagaaagaaaggagaaaaacaagttCCTggtgaagaaaaggagaaaaggaggagaaaagttAAG GAGGATAAAAAGAAACGAGATCGAGACCATGGAGACAgtgagggagagcaggagctgaaatgTCAGACCCCGGTCAGAATGGAATTGTCACCAGAGAAACCACTGACGAGCTCTTTATCCAAGCCGGAGg AGGTGGAGCAGACACCACTTCAGGAAGCTCTGAATCAACTCATGAGACAGCTGCAGAG aaaggatccaagttctttcttttcatttcctgtGACTGACTTTATTGCCCCTGGCTATTCCATGATCATTAAAAACCCAATGGATTTTAGTACCATGAAAGAGAAGATCAAGAACAATGGGTACCAGTCCATAGAAGAATTAAAG GATAACTTCAAACTGATGTGTAATAATGCAATGATTTACAACAAACCAGACACCATTTACTACAAAGCTGCAAAAAAACTGCTGCACTCAGGGATGAAGATACTTAGCCAG GAGAGAATTCAGAGCCTGAAGCAAAGTATAGAATTCATGGCTGACCTGCAGAAGACAAGGAAGCAGAAGGACAAGACAGATCTGCAGCAAACTGGGGAAGAGGAAAATGGTCCTGGGAAAGACAGAGGAGAACCTATGGATGGTGACACCAAAGCATTCAAAACACCCAGCAAAGAGCACAAAAA GAAGGATAAAGACCTGCTTGAAGACAAGTTACGGAGCAATAGCTTGgaaagggagcaggagcagattGATCGGATCGTGAAGGAGTCCGGAGGGAAGTTAACCAGGCGCCTTGCAAACAGCCAG TGTGAATTTGAACGAAGAAAACCAGATGGTACAACAACCCTGGGCCTTCTTAACCCCGTTGACCTCGCTGCAGGAG AGCCAGGTTACTGCCCTGTAAAGCTGGGAATGACAGCAGGAAGGCTTCAGTCGGGAGTTAATACATTACAGGGGTTCAaagaagataaaagaaacaaagttaCTCCAG TGACATACTTGAATTATGGACCCTTCAGTTCCTATGCACCAACATATGATTCAACATTTGCCAACATAAGCAAAGAAGATTCTGACCTAATCTACTCAACATATGGGGAAGACTCTAACCAAGGATCTTCCAG TATTCAAGATTTTTTTATGAAGTCCCAGGATTATCCTCTCTTAATGGCTGATAGTTTGCTGGATGTTCTAACTAAAGGAGGACATTCTAGAGCTCTCAGAGAACTAGAAATG CCGTGTGAGGAAGCTGAAGGCCCACAGGAAAGAAGTGAAGCAATGAAAGATGTAAAG attgtgGAAATTGATATTGCTGCCAGGTTGGACGCTGCTAATAGTGACAGACTGACAGCTCTAAAGGCAGTTACAAACTTTGGCATGCCTATAGAAGAGTTTGATTCTGAAG AGGCTGAAATCTTCCAAAGGAAACTTGATGAAACAACAAAGCTGCTCAGAGAACTCCAGGATGCTCAGAATGAACGACTGAGCACAAAACCACCCCCTAATATGATTTGTCTTCTGGGTCCATCTTACAGAGAAATGCACTTGG CGGAGAGAGTAACCAATAACCTGAAGGAGCTGGCCCAGCAAGTGACTCCCGGTGACATTGTCAGTACCTACGGCATCCGGAAAGCAATGGGAATCTCGGTCCCTCTGCCCGAGACAGAGGACAGCTGGGTAGATTTGACAGAGG ACTTTGAAGAGCCTAAAAAGACCATCACTGTTCCTGAAAACGAGTGTGGTGCAGTTACAAGCTGA